A DNA window from Allokutzneria albata contains the following coding sequences:
- a CDS encoding phosphoadenylyl-sulfate reductase, with protein sequence MTALRELAEKASAEYAEASAGEALAWVARTFGDRWIVASNMQDAVLIDLATKVKPNVDVLFLETGYHFAETIGTRDAVETVYDVNIVNAQAEQSVAEQDAEYGKDLFARDPGKCCALRKVVPLQRTLARYDAWVTGVRRVDAPTRANTPIVQWDDRNGLVKINPIAAWTDEEFNHYIAEHGILENPLVQEGYPSIGCAPCTAKPLPGADPRSGRWAGLAKTECGLHG encoded by the coding sequence GTGACCGCGTTGCGCGAGCTGGCTGAGAAGGCGTCCGCGGAGTACGCCGAGGCCAGCGCGGGAGAAGCGCTGGCGTGGGTGGCGCGGACTTTCGGGGACCGCTGGATCGTCGCGTCGAACATGCAGGACGCAGTGCTCATCGACCTCGCCACCAAGGTGAAGCCGAACGTGGACGTGCTGTTCCTGGAGACCGGCTACCACTTCGCGGAGACCATCGGTACCCGCGACGCGGTGGAGACGGTCTACGACGTGAACATCGTCAACGCCCAGGCCGAACAGAGCGTTGCGGAGCAGGACGCGGAGTACGGCAAGGACCTCTTCGCCCGCGACCCCGGCAAGTGCTGCGCTCTGCGGAAAGTCGTTCCGCTGCAACGGACTCTCGCGCGCTATGACGCGTGGGTGACCGGAGTGCGCCGGGTGGACGCGCCGACGCGGGCGAACACGCCGATCGTGCAGTGGGACGACCGCAACGGCCTGGTCAAGATCAACCCGATCGCGGCGTGGACGGACGAGGAGTTCAACCACTACATCGCCGAACACGGAATCTTGGAGAACCCCTTGGTGCAGGAGGGATATCCGTCAATCGGTTGCGCGCCTTGCACCGCGAAGCCGTTGCCGGGCGCCGACCCGCGCAGCGGCCGCTGGGCCGGGCTGGCCAAGACGGAGTGTGGGCTTCATGGCTGA
- a CDS encoding Insertion element protein — protein sequence MTERASLFFCPYCGDEDLRPEPEPHGAWLCGGCRRVFAVKYVGLSSTTAEVSR from the coding sequence ATGACTGAGCGAGCTTCCTTGTTCTTTTGCCCGTACTGCGGCGATGAAGACCTCCGCCCCGAGCCAGAGCCGCACGGGGCCTGGTTGTGCGGTGGGTGCCGTCGCGTGTTCGCCGTGAAGTACGTCGGTTTGTCTTCCACCACTGCGGAGGTGAGCAGGTGA
- a CDS encoding nitrite/sulfite reductase, whose protein sequence is MVPPTTTPTRRPQQRRGEGQWALGYREPLNPNERSKKDDNPLNVRARIENIYAHRGFDSIDPGDLRGRFRWYGLYTQRKPGIDGGRTAVLEPEELDDEYFMLRVRIDGGALTTEQLRVVGEISQTYARDTADITDRQNIQYHWIRIEDVPTIWQKLEAVGLSTTEACGDSPRVVLGSPVAGISADEIIDGTPAITEIVRRYIGDPAYSNLPRKFKSAISGQQDIAHEVNDVSFVGVEHPEHGPGFDLWVGGGLSTNPMIAQRLGVWIPLDEVPDVWEAVISVFRDYGYRRLRHRARIKFLVKDWGVARFREVMETEYLKRPMLDGPAPEQLARTVDHVGVHPQKDGKFYVGAAPVAGRVSGSTLVALAKTAERAGSRRVAFTPLQKVVVLDVAEQDVPTLTEELAKLGLRADPSPWRRSTMACTGIEFCKLAIVETKARALSLVEQLEERLADVQSTLDTPVSIHINGCPNSCARIQVADIGLKGQIVTNAEGKQVEGFQVHLGGGLGLDSGFGRKLRGHKVTSAELGDYVERVVRNFVKQREDGERFAQWVTRAEEADLQ, encoded by the coding sequence ATGGTCCCCCCTACCACCACACCAACCCGGCGCCCTCAGCAGCGCCGGGGCGAGGGGCAATGGGCGCTCGGCTACCGCGAACCGCTGAACCCCAACGAGCGCTCCAAGAAGGACGACAACCCGCTCAACGTCCGCGCGCGCATCGAGAACATCTACGCGCACCGCGGCTTCGACTCGATCGACCCGGGTGACCTGCGCGGGCGTTTCCGCTGGTACGGGCTTTACACCCAGCGCAAGCCGGGGATCGACGGCGGGCGCACCGCGGTGCTGGAACCGGAAGAGCTGGACGACGAGTACTTCATGCTGCGCGTGCGCATCGACGGCGGCGCGCTGACCACCGAGCAGCTGCGCGTGGTGGGCGAGATCTCCCAGACCTACGCGCGCGACACCGCCGACATCACCGACCGGCAGAACATCCAGTACCACTGGATCCGCATCGAGGACGTGCCGACGATCTGGCAGAAGCTGGAGGCGGTCGGCCTGAGCACCACCGAGGCGTGCGGCGACAGCCCCCGCGTCGTGCTCGGCTCACCGGTGGCCGGGATCTCCGCCGACGAGATCATCGACGGAACGCCCGCGATCACCGAGATCGTCCGCCGCTACATCGGCGACCCGGCGTACTCGAACCTGCCGCGCAAGTTCAAGTCGGCGATCTCCGGGCAGCAGGACATCGCGCACGAGGTCAACGACGTCTCCTTCGTCGGGGTGGAGCACCCCGAGCACGGGCCGGGCTTCGACCTGTGGGTCGGCGGCGGGCTCTCGACCAACCCGATGATCGCGCAGCGGCTGGGCGTGTGGATCCCGCTGGACGAGGTCCCGGACGTGTGGGAGGCCGTGATCAGCGTCTTCCGCGACTACGGCTACCGCAGGCTGCGGCACCGCGCGCGGATCAAGTTCCTGGTCAAGGACTGGGGCGTGGCGAGGTTCCGCGAGGTCATGGAGACCGAGTACCTCAAGCGCCCGATGCTCGACGGGCCCGCGCCGGAACAGCTCGCGCGGACGGTCGACCACGTCGGCGTGCACCCGCAGAAGGACGGCAAGTTCTACGTCGGGGCCGCTCCGGTGGCCGGGCGGGTCTCGGGTTCCACGTTGGTGGCGCTGGCGAAGACGGCGGAGCGGGCGGGGTCGCGGCGGGTCGCGTTCACCCCGTTGCAGAAGGTCGTCGTGCTCGACGTCGCCGAGCAGGATGTGCCGACGCTGACGGAGGAGCTGGCCAAGCTCGGGCTGCGGGCCGACCCCTCGCCGTGGCGGCGCTCCACCATGGCGTGCACCGGGATCGAGTTCTGCAAGCTCGCGATCGTGGAGACCAAGGCCCGCGCGCTCTCCCTGGTCGAGCAGCTCGAAGAGCGACTGGCCGACGTGCAGTCCACTTTGGACACTCCGGTGAGCATCCACATCAACGGCTGCCCCAACTCCTGCGCCCGCATCCAGGTCGCCGACATCGGCCTCAAGGGGCAGATCGTCACCAACGCCGAGGGCAAGCAGGTCGAGGGTTTCCAGGTGCACCTGGGCGGTGGGCTCGGCCTGGACTCCGGTTTCGGGCGGAAGCTGCGCGGCCACAAGGTGACCTCGGCCGAGCTCGGTGACTACGTCGAGCGCGTGGTGCGCAACTTCGTGAAGCAGCGCGAAGACGGCGAGCGCTTCGCTCAGTGGGTCACGCGCGCCGAGGAGGCGGATCTGCAATGA
- the hemW gene encoding radical SAM family heme chaperone HemW yields MPSALPTGDPAPSSGELPPSALEGLGTRPFGVYVHVPFCAARCGYCDFNTYTPGELGSSASPESWLAAFKHELSLAARVLGSAPPVETVFIGGGTPSLLGVPGLTEVLDGIRSTFGLAPGAEVTTESNPESTSPEFFAGLREAGYNRISLGMQSAASHVLKILDRKHTAGRAVAAAREARAAGIEHVNLDLIYGTPGETDSDLKASLEAVLSAGVDHVSAYALIVEEGTALARRISRGELPAPDDDVLADRYEMIDDMLSGAGMRWYEVSNWAVPDVGAECRHNLGYWLGGDWWGFGPGAHSHVGGVRWWNVKHPARYASVLASGDSPAAGRETLTPEEARSERVLLEIRLAQGMPLSELPSPSEASRAAADGLLSPEALAEGRCVLTRRGRLLADAVVHRLLA; encoded by the coding sequence ATGCCCTCTGCTCTTCCCACCGGCGATCCGGCCCCGTCAAGCGGGGAATTGCCGCCTTCCGCGCTGGAGGGCCTCGGTACCCGTCCGTTCGGCGTGTACGTCCACGTGCCGTTCTGCGCGGCCCGCTGCGGCTACTGCGACTTCAACACCTACACGCCAGGGGAGCTGGGTTCGTCGGCGTCCCCGGAGTCCTGGCTCGCCGCCTTCAAGCACGAGCTGTCCCTCGCGGCGCGGGTCCTCGGCTCGGCCCCGCCGGTCGAGACGGTCTTCATCGGTGGCGGGACGCCCTCGCTGCTCGGCGTCCCCGGGCTGACCGAAGTCCTCGACGGCATCCGCTCCACCTTCGGGCTCGCCCCCGGCGCCGAGGTCACCACGGAGTCCAACCCGGAGTCGACCTCGCCGGAGTTCTTCGCGGGCCTGCGCGAGGCGGGCTACAACCGGATCTCGCTCGGCATGCAGTCTGCGGCCAGCCACGTGCTGAAGATCCTGGACCGCAAGCACACCGCGGGCCGGGCCGTCGCCGCCGCCCGTGAGGCCCGCGCAGCCGGCATCGAGCACGTGAACCTCGACCTCATCTACGGCACGCCGGGAGAGACCGACTCCGACCTCAAGGCGTCCCTGGAAGCCGTGCTGTCGGCGGGCGTGGACCACGTCTCCGCCTACGCGCTGATCGTGGAGGAGGGCACCGCGCTGGCCCGCCGCATCTCCCGCGGCGAGCTGCCCGCGCCCGACGACGACGTCCTCGCCGACCGCTACGAGATGATCGACGACATGCTCAGCGGCGCGGGCATGCGGTGGTACGAGGTGTCCAACTGGGCCGTTCCCGACGTCGGCGCGGAGTGCAGGCACAACCTCGGCTACTGGCTCGGCGGCGACTGGTGGGGCTTCGGGCCCGGCGCGCACAGCCACGTCGGCGGTGTCCGCTGGTGGAACGTCAAGCACCCCGCGCGCTACGCCTCCGTCCTGGCTTCGGGCGACTCGCCCGCGGCGGGCCGCGAGACCCTGACGCCCGAGGAGGCGCGGTCCGAACGCGTCCTGCTGGAGATCCGCCTCGCCCAGGGCATGCCGTTGTCCGAGCTGCCCTCGCCGTCGGAGGCCTCCCGCGCCGCCGCCGACGGCCTCCTCTCCCCGGAGGCGCTCGCCGAGGGCCGCTGCGTCCTCACCCGCCGGGGGCGCCTCCTGGCCGACGCCGTGGTCCACCGCCTCCTCGCCTGA
- the hrcA gene encoding heat-inducible transcriptional repressor HrcA: MNADERRLQVLRAIVADYVSTHEPVGSKAIVDRHNLGVSSATVRNDMAALEEEGYIAQPHTSAGRVPTDKGYRLFVDRLHEVKPLSSAERRAIQHFLEGTLDLDEVMRRSVRLLAQLTRQVAVVQYPTLTRSTVRHVEVVPITQARLMLVLITDTGRVDQRVVELGDVITEDATARIRTVLNSTLVGRRLTEASALVAELPEEAPPELRDAMLRVCTVLIESLVEHPEERLVLGGTANLTRNVTDFPGSLRKVMEALEEQVVVLKLLAASRDPSTVTVRIGEENEAEEMRSTSVVSIGYGSPGMILGGMGVVGPTRMDYAGTMASVRAVAAYVGEILAGR; the protein is encoded by the coding sequence GTGAACGCAGACGAGCGGCGTTTGCAGGTACTTCGCGCCATCGTCGCGGACTACGTGTCCACACACGAGCCAGTCGGCTCGAAGGCCATCGTCGACCGGCACAACCTCGGTGTGTCCAGCGCCACGGTGCGCAACGACATGGCCGCGCTGGAGGAGGAGGGCTACATCGCCCAGCCGCACACCAGCGCGGGGCGGGTGCCGACGGACAAGGGCTACCGGCTGTTCGTCGACCGGCTGCACGAGGTCAAGCCGCTGTCGTCGGCCGAGCGCAGGGCCATCCAGCACTTCCTCGAAGGCACCCTGGACCTGGACGAGGTGATGCGCCGCAGCGTGCGGCTGCTCGCCCAGCTCACCAGGCAGGTCGCGGTCGTGCAGTACCCGACCCTGACGCGCTCCACGGTGCGGCACGTCGAGGTGGTCCCGATCACCCAGGCCCGGCTGATGCTGGTGCTGATCACCGACACCGGCCGGGTGGACCAGCGCGTCGTCGAGCTCGGGGACGTGATCACCGAGGACGCCACCGCCCGCATCCGCACGGTGCTGAACTCCACCCTGGTCGGCCGCAGGCTCACCGAGGCCTCCGCCCTGGTCGCCGAGCTGCCCGAGGAGGCGCCGCCGGAGCTGCGCGACGCCATGCTGCGGGTCTGCACGGTGCTGATCGAGTCGCTGGTGGAGCACCCCGAGGAGCGGCTGGTGCTGGGCGGAACCGCCAACCTCACCCGCAACGTCACCGACTTCCCCGGTTCCCTGCGCAAGGTGATGGAGGCGCTGGAGGAGCAGGTCGTCGTGCTGAAGCTGCTCGCGGCCTCGCGGGACCCGTCGACCGTCACCGTGCGGATCGGCGAGGAGAACGAGGCCGAGGAGATGCGCAGCACCTCGGTGGTCTCCATCGGTTACGGCTCGCCAGGCATGATCCTCGGCGGCATGGGCGTCGTCGGGCCGACGAGGATGGACTACGCGGGAACCATGGCGTCGGTGCGAGCCGTTGCCGCATACGTGGGAGAGATCCTGGCCGGTCGTTGA
- the dnaJ gene encoding molecular chaperone DnaJ, whose amino-acid sequence MARDYYGTLGVSRDATPEQLKRAYRKLARELHPDVNPDPEAQERFREVSAVYEVLSDPEKRKLVDLGADPLDPSAGMRGAGGGMGGDPFGGFGLGDIMDAFFGGGGGGGRGPRSRVQPGSDALIRAELTLEECNSGVTREISVETAVLCSSCSGSGCAGDSRPVTCDTCAGRGEVQSVQRSFLGQVVTARPCPTCRGFGEVIPDPCQQCGGDGRVRARRTITAKIPPGVADGMRVRLASQGEVGPGGGPAGDLYVEVEELPHEVFTRDGHNLHCTIRVPMTAAALGTSIPLETLDSEEELTLEPGTQPNTELVLSGRGMPRLRSSGRVDGRGNLHVHVEVVVPTKLDSKQADLLRQLAMLRGEDQPELATNGRGHGGGLFSRLRRR is encoded by the coding sequence GTGGCCAGGGACTACTACGGCACGCTCGGAGTGAGCCGGGACGCAACGCCCGAGCAGCTCAAGCGCGCCTACCGCAAGCTCGCCCGCGAGCTGCACCCCGACGTCAACCCTGACCCGGAAGCCCAGGAGCGCTTCCGCGAGGTCAGCGCCGTCTACGAGGTGCTCTCCGATCCGGAGAAGCGCAAGCTCGTCGACCTCGGCGCCGACCCGCTCGACCCGTCCGCCGGGATGCGCGGCGCGGGCGGTGGCATGGGTGGCGACCCGTTCGGCGGGTTCGGCCTCGGCGACATCATGGACGCCTTCTTCGGCGGCGGGGGCGGCGGCGGGCGCGGGCCGCGCAGCCGGGTCCAGCCCGGTTCGGACGCGCTGATCCGCGCCGAGCTGACGCTCGAGGAGTGCAACAGCGGCGTCACCCGCGAGATCAGCGTGGAGACCGCGGTCCTGTGCAGCAGCTGCTCCGGCTCCGGCTGCGCCGGCGACTCCCGCCCGGTCACCTGCGACACCTGTGCCGGGCGCGGCGAGGTGCAGTCCGTGCAGCGGTCCTTCCTCGGCCAGGTCGTCACCGCGCGCCCCTGCCCCACCTGCCGCGGCTTCGGCGAGGTCATCCCCGACCCGTGCCAGCAGTGCGGCGGCGACGGCCGGGTCCGCGCGCGGCGCACCATCACCGCGAAGATCCCGCCGGGCGTCGCCGACGGCATGCGGGTGCGGCTGGCCAGCCAGGGCGAGGTCGGCCCCGGCGGCGGCCCTGCCGGTGACCTCTACGTGGAGGTCGAGGAGCTGCCGCACGAGGTCTTCACCCGCGACGGCCACAACCTGCACTGCACGATCCGGGTCCCGATGACCGCGGCGGCGCTGGGCACCTCGATCCCGCTGGAGACCCTGGACAGCGAGGAGGAGCTGACCCTGGAGCCGGGCACCCAGCCCAACACCGAGCTGGTGCTCAGCGGGCGCGGCATGCCCCGCCTGCGCTCCTCCGGGCGCGTCGACGGCCGCGGCAACCTGCACGTGCACGTCGAGGTCGTGGTGCCGACCAAGCTCGACAGCAAGCAGGCCGACCTGCTGCGGCAGCTGGCCATGCTGCGCGGCGAGGACCAGCCGGAGCTGGCCACCAACGGCCGGGGTCACGGCGGCGGTCTGTTCTCCCGGCTGCGCAGGCGTTGA
- a CDS encoding 16S rRNA (uracil(1498)-N(3))-methyltransferase has protein sequence MTSTSGLPVFLVDALPPGPTAVLDGPEGRHAATVRRLRPGQRLLLSDGVGGLADCDIEHVDGDVLRLSVRRAWQERVPAPRVVLAQALIKGDRGELAVELATEAGVDAVLPWRASRCIARWDDGPRGAKALAKWRSTAREAAKQARRSRLPEVGEPVSTKQLAGLIRAGAAALVLHESATAPLTEIPLPAEGDLIIVVGPEGGITDDEVAAFTEAGAHTVRLGPTVLRASTAAAVALGALGVLTQRWQR, from the coding sequence TTGACCTCCACCAGCGGTCTGCCGGTCTTCCTGGTGGACGCCCTGCCGCCGGGGCCGACCGCGGTGCTCGACGGCCCCGAAGGCAGGCACGCCGCCACGGTGCGCAGGCTCCGCCCCGGCCAGCGACTGCTGCTCTCCGACGGCGTCGGTGGGCTCGCGGACTGCGACATCGAGCACGTCGACGGCGATGTGCTCCGCCTGTCGGTGCGCCGGGCCTGGCAGGAGCGGGTGCCCGCGCCGCGCGTGGTGCTGGCCCAGGCGCTGATCAAGGGCGACCGCGGTGAACTCGCGGTCGAACTGGCGACCGAGGCGGGCGTGGACGCAGTCCTCCCGTGGCGCGCGTCCCGCTGCATCGCCCGCTGGGACGACGGCCCGCGCGGGGCGAAAGCGCTGGCCAAGTGGCGTTCCACCGCGCGCGAGGCGGCGAAGCAGGCCCGCAGGTCCCGCCTGCCCGAGGTGGGCGAGCCGGTCAGCACGAAACAGCTCGCCGGGCTCATCCGCGCCGGGGCCGCGGCCCTGGTCCTGCACGAGTCGGCCACTGCGCCGTTGACCGAGATCCCGCTGCCCGCCGAAGGCGACCTGATCATCGTGGTCGGACCGGAGGGCGGCATCACCGACGACGAGGTCGCCGCGTTCACCGAGGCGGGCGCGCACACGGTGCGGCTGGGGCCCACGGTGCTGCGCGCGTCGACCGCCGCGGCGGTGGCTCTGGGTGCTCTGGGAGTGCTCACCCAGCGATGGCAACGCTGA
- a CDS encoding histidine triad nucleotide-binding protein, producing the protein MSAAQAECLFCRIVAGQIPAKVVHESENVLAFRDINPQAPTHVLVIPKEHHPHAAALAAARPEVTAELVAAAGAIAEQEGISEAGYRLLFNTGEQAGQTVFHAHLHVLGGEWLGGLVGGELR; encoded by the coding sequence ATGAGTGCTGCGCAGGCGGAGTGTCTGTTTTGTCGGATCGTGGCGGGGCAGATCCCGGCCAAGGTCGTGCACGAGAGCGAGAACGTGCTCGCGTTCCGGGACATCAACCCGCAGGCGCCGACGCACGTGCTGGTGATCCCGAAGGAGCACCACCCGCACGCCGCCGCGCTCGCCGCCGCCCGGCCCGAGGTGACCGCCGAGCTCGTCGCGGCCGCGGGGGCCATTGCCGAGCAGGAGGGAATCTCCGAGGCCGGCTACCGGTTGTTGTTCAACACGGGGGAGCAGGCCGGGCAGACCGTCTTCCACGCGCACCTGCACGTGCTCGGTGGTGAGTGGCTCGGCGGCCTCGTCGGCGGAGAACTGCGCTAA
- a CDS encoding PhoH family protein: MAGSAQDEAARSTEPSDGGQDGTAREGTQSKLIVPDDAVLALLGSSDENLRLAEELLAADVHVRGNEITLSGGAQDVLFAEKVFTELIAMAKGGQQVGPDAVRRSVAMLATGGKQSPAEVLGLNIISRRGRTIRPKTLNQKLYVDAIDAHTVVFGIGPAGTGKTYLAMAKAVQALQAKQVSRIILTRPAVEAGERLGFLPGTLYDKIDPYLRPLYDALHDMIDPESIPRLTAAGTIEVAPLAYMRGRTLNDAFIILDEAQNTTPEQMKMFLTRLGFGSKIVVTGDVTQVDLPGGQKSGLRVVQDILTQVDDIHFSQLTSQDVVRHRLVGDIVDAYERWQVTQDDGQQDRGGKARKGRR; this comes from the coding sequence TTGGCCGGAAGCGCACAGGACGAGGCAGCCCGTTCCACCGAACCCAGCGACGGGGGGCAGGACGGCACGGCCCGCGAGGGCACCCAGTCCAAGCTGATCGTCCCCGACGACGCCGTGCTGGCGCTGCTGGGTTCCAGCGACGAGAACCTCCGCCTCGCGGAGGAGCTGCTCGCCGCGGACGTGCACGTCCGAGGCAACGAGATCACCCTGTCCGGCGGCGCCCAGGACGTGCTCTTCGCCGAGAAGGTCTTCACCGAGCTGATCGCCATGGCCAAGGGCGGCCAGCAGGTCGGGCCCGACGCCGTGCGGCGCAGCGTGGCGATGCTGGCCACCGGCGGCAAGCAGTCGCCGGCCGAGGTGCTCGGCCTCAACATCATCTCCAGGCGCGGCCGCACCATCCGGCCGAAGACGCTGAACCAGAAGCTCTACGTGGACGCCATCGACGCGCACACCGTGGTCTTCGGCATCGGCCCGGCGGGCACCGGCAAGACCTACCTGGCGATGGCCAAGGCCGTGCAGGCGTTGCAGGCCAAGCAGGTCTCCCGGATCATCCTCACCCGCCCCGCGGTCGAGGCGGGGGAGCGGCTCGGCTTCCTGCCCGGCACGCTCTACGACAAGATCGACCCCTACCTGCGCCCGCTCTACGACGCGCTGCACGACATGATCGACCCGGAGTCGATCCCCAGGCTCACCGCGGCGGGCACCATCGAGGTGGCGCCGCTGGCCTACATGCGCGGCCGCACCCTCAACGACGCGTTCATCATCCTCGACGAGGCGCAGAACACCACGCCCGAGCAGATGAAGATGTTCCTGACCCGGCTCGGGTTCGGCTCCAAGATCGTGGTCACCGGCGACGTCACCCAGGTCGACCTGCCCGGCGGGCAGAAGAGCGGCCTGCGCGTGGTCCAGGACATCCTGACCCAGGTCGACGACATCCACTTCTCGCAGCTGACCAGTCAGGACGTGGTGCGGCACCGGCTCGTCGGGGACATCGTGGACGCCTACGAGCGGTGGCAGGTCACCCAGGACGACGGTCAGCAGGACCGCGGCGGCAAGGCTCGGAAGGGACGCCGGTGA
- the ybeY gene encoding rRNA maturation RNase YbeY, with translation MSIEIANESGVAVEETSIVAAARFALDRMNVSPLAELSVLLVELDVMSDLHERWMDLPGPTDVMAFPMDELDSARRPDAAGVGPALLGDIVLCPAFAKDQARKAGHALIDELHLLTVHGVLHLLGYDHAEPEEEKEMFSLQNRILADFRAQRAEEQRRAAQRSVDDRVLGAVGLDEDQTGG, from the coding sequence GTGAGCATCGAGATCGCCAACGAGTCCGGAGTGGCGGTCGAGGAGACCTCGATCGTCGCGGCGGCCCGGTTCGCGCTGGACCGGATGAACGTCAGCCCGCTCGCCGAGCTGTCGGTGCTGCTGGTGGAGCTGGACGTGATGTCGGACCTGCACGAGCGGTGGATGGACCTGCCGGGGCCCACCGACGTGATGGCCTTCCCCATGGACGAGCTGGACTCCGCGCGCCGTCCCGACGCCGCCGGGGTGGGCCCCGCGCTGCTCGGTGACATCGTGCTCTGCCCGGCCTTCGCCAAGGACCAGGCCCGCAAGGCCGGGCACGCGCTGATCGACGAGCTGCACCTGCTCACCGTGCACGGGGTGCTGCACCTGCTCGGCTACGACCACGCCGAGCCGGAGGAGGAGAAGGAGATGTTCTCGCTGCAGAACAGGATCCTCGCCGACTTCCGCGCGCAGCGGGCCGAGGAGCAGCGCCGCGCCGCCCAGCGCAGCGTCGACGACCGGGTGCTCGGCGCGGTCGGCCTCGACGAGGACCAGACCGGCGGCTGA
- a CDS encoding hemolysin family protein, translating to MTSSTALIVLAVLLVLAAGAFGAADAAFGTVSRARVDALVRQGRLGARQLSLAIEDRPRHINLLLLLRLACELSATVLVTMVCLRHIDPDWVALLTAGLSMLVVSYVLVGVGPRTIGRQHPYAVGMVVAAPVRVLGIVLGPLSRLLILIGNAITPGKGFREGPFSSEVELRELVDMAQERGVVDDDEREMIHSVFELSDTIAREVMVPRTELVWIERTKTVRQALALSLRTGFSRIPVIDESVDDVVGVVNIKDLARASTVDYETACRTTVDELMGPAEFVPDSKRLDELLKEMQLSRRHMAILVDEYGGTAGLLTIEDIIEEIVGEITDEHDADERPPVEELADGAARVSSRLPVEDLGQLFGVELDASEVETVGGLMAQRLGRVPLPGAEAEIEGLRLRAEGGKDHRGRMRITTVLVHRANNGNGRSAERGEEREGVDGHG from the coding sequence ATGACCAGCTCCACCGCGCTGATCGTGCTGGCGGTGCTGCTCGTGCTCGCCGCAGGGGCTTTCGGTGCCGCGGACGCCGCCTTCGGAACGGTGTCCAGGGCGCGGGTGGACGCGCTGGTGCGGCAGGGCCGCCTCGGCGCGCGCCAGCTCTCGTTGGCCATTGAGGACAGGCCACGGCACATCAACCTGTTGTTGTTGCTGCGCCTGGCTTGTGAGCTGTCCGCGACCGTGCTCGTGACCATGGTCTGCTTGCGGCACATCGACCCGGACTGGGTCGCGTTGCTCACCGCCGGGCTCAGCATGCTCGTGGTGTCCTACGTCCTCGTCGGTGTCGGACCGCGCACCATCGGCCGCCAGCACCCTTACGCGGTCGGCATGGTCGTCGCGGCGCCGGTGCGCGTACTCGGCATCGTGCTGGGGCCGTTGAGCCGTCTGCTGATCCTCATCGGTAACGCGATCACACCGGGCAAGGGCTTCCGCGAGGGCCCGTTCTCCTCCGAGGTCGAGCTGCGCGAGCTCGTCGACATGGCGCAGGAGCGCGGTGTCGTCGACGACGACGAGCGCGAGATGATCCACTCGGTGTTCGAGCTCAGCGACACCATCGCCCGCGAGGTGATGGTGCCGCGCACCGAACTCGTCTGGATCGAGCGCACCAAGACCGTGCGCCAGGCGCTCGCGCTCAGCCTGCGCACGGGTTTCTCCCGCATCCCGGTGATCGACGAGTCGGTCGACGACGTGGTCGGCGTGGTGAACATCAAGGACCTGGCCCGGGCGTCCACTGTGGACTACGAGACGGCGTGCCGCACCACGGTGGACGAGCTGATGGGACCCGCCGAGTTCGTCCCGGACTCCAAGCGCCTCGACGAGCTGCTGAAGGAGATGCAGCTCTCCCGCAGGCACATGGCGATCCTGGTCGACGAGTACGGCGGTACCGCGGGGCTGCTGACCATCGAGGACATCATCGAGGAGATCGTCGGCGAGATCACCGACGAGCACGACGCCGACGAGCGGCCGCCGGTGGAGGAACTGGCCGACGGCGCGGCGCGGGTCTCCTCGCGGCTGCCTGTCGAGGACCTCGGCCAGCTCTTCGGCGTGGAGCTGGACGCCTCGGAAGTGGAGACCGTCGGCGGGCTGATGGCCCAGCGCCTGGGCCGGGTGCCACTGCCCGGCGCCGAGGCGGAGATCGAGGGCCTGCGGCTGCGCGCCGAGGGCGGCAAGGACCACCGCGGGCGGATGCGGATCACCACCGTCCTGGTGCACAGGGCGAACAACGGCAACGGGCGCTCCGCCGAACGCGGCGAGGAGCGGGAGGGAGTCGACGGCCATGGCTGA